One window of the Alligator mississippiensis isolate rAllMis1 chromosome 5, rAllMis1, whole genome shotgun sequence genome contains the following:
- the BSND gene encoding barttin has product MAEDKTFRYGLIMLGFFLVMIGMFIMSTDKPQVYITFCTLGVLIIAVGITWSMCQCYPKVTFAPIDAEAEKFVSHKPAVLIENEIPEKNCSQTPYTSQEEAKVYEKSLPSYDQIQMKIEGSAEDQEVQCAPAPSGSKLRTGARTQPTVQAKAEVHRDSGSDGKTYKDPAAQMETAMASRQLEKPRGEAPLASFQEDTELSSSEGSPSSHLSLQGRGSSQRDQPPLKCPTKKPSAELPSYEDFASIDSSVGEGQEPGQEHPVAPAQSHPSSIPPPRGCAAGAGPVSKLSGPRAIQSREEEDDLYYGVKEGLDGLLMADDDSIFEPET; this is encoded by the exons ATGGCCGAGGACAAAACTTTCCGCTATGGACTCATAATGCTGGGCTTCTTCCTGGTGATGATTGGGATGTTTATCATGAGCACAGACAAGCCCCAGGTCTACATCACCTTCTGCACCCTGGGGGTCCTGATCATAGCCGTGGGGATCACCTGGAGCATGTGTCAGTGCTACCCCAAG gtAACCTTTGCTCCCATAGATGCTGAGGCTGAGAAGTTCGTGTCCCACAAGCCTGCTGTTTTGATAGAAAATGAAATTCCAGAGAAGAACTG ctcccaAACTCCCTACACCAGCCAGGAGGAAGCCAAAGTCTATGAGAAGAGCCTGCCATCTTATGACCAGATCCAAATGAAAATAGAAGGGTCTGCAGAAGACCAGGAGGTTCAATGTGCCCCAGCCCCGTCTGGGTCCAAGCTCAGGACAGGAGCACGTACCCAGCCCACGGTACAAGCCAAAGCAGAAGTCCACAGAGACTCAGGGAGCGATGGAAAAACCTACAAAGACCCAGCAGCTCAGATGGAAACAGCAATGGCCAGCCG CCAGCTGGAGAAGCCCCGCGGTGAGGCACCATTGGCTTCCTTCCAGGAAGACACCGAGCTTTCCTCTTCCGAGGGCTCCCCCTCCAGCCACCTGTCTCTGCAGGGACGCGGTAGCTCACAGAGGGATCAGCCCCCATTGAAGTGTCCGACCAAGAAACCCAGTGCTGAGCTGCCTTCCTATGAAGATTTTGCCTCGATTGATTCAtctgtgggagaagggcaggagccaggccaggaACACCCAGTGGCCCCAGCACAGAGCCACCCATCTTCTATTCCCCCACCAAGAGGTTGTGCAGCGGGTGCAGGTCCTGTCTCAAAGCTGTCAGGGCCAAGAGCGATCcagagcagggaagaggaggatgaTCTGTATTACGGGGTAAAAGAGGGGCTGGACGGTTTACTTATGGCTGATGATGATTCCATCTTTGAGCCTGAGACCTAA